The following coding sequences lie in one Syntrophorhabdaceae bacterium genomic window:
- a CDS encoding cytidylate kinase-like family protein gives MWTNIDLRKCVSFIECGFQVKSEEGTSSRVRPAITISRMTGAGGHAIASKLADYLHSRFPRQEEWTVFDRNLVGKILEDHHHNKHIAEFMQEGHKTMLTDVVEEWMGLHPGTWTLVQQTNATLLKLAQMGRVILVGRGASVVAGKLANAFHVRLVGSLEKRINHLQRVHNLDQKSALRLLKKEDEDRRRYLKDNFDKDIDDPLLYHVIINTDRVDHDQAAGLIGDEVIKRFKLASQEKSAGIARTRIQH, from the coding sequence ATGTGGACCAATATTGACCTCAGGAAATGTGTCTCCTTCATCGAATGTGGTTTCCAGGTAAAGAGCGAGGAGGGCACCTCCTCGCGAGTAAGACCGGCTATCACGATTTCGCGCATGACCGGCGCCGGCGGCCATGCAATCGCCTCCAAACTGGCTGACTACCTGCACTCCCGTTTTCCCCGGCAGGAGGAATGGACCGTCTTCGACCGCAACCTGGTCGGGAAGATCCTGGAAGATCACCACCACAACAAGCATATTGCAGAATTCATGCAAGAAGGCCATAAGACGATGCTCACCGACGTGGTGGAGGAATGGATGGGCTTGCACCCCGGCACGTGGACACTCGTGCAGCAAACGAATGCCACCTTGCTGAAGCTCGCTCAGATGGGCCGTGTGATACTGGTCGGTCGTGGTGCGAGCGTGGTTGCCGGAAAACTGGCCAACGCATTCCATGTGCGCCTGGTGGGGTCCCTGGAAAAGAGAATCAACCATCTGCAGCGGGTCCACAATCTCGATCAAAAATCGGCTCTGCGCCTCCTGAAAAAAGAGGACGAAGACCGCAGACGCTATCTCAAGGACAATTTCGACAAAGACATCGACGACCCCCTTCTCTACCACGTGATCATCAATACAGATCGTGTCGATCATGACCAAGCCGCCGGGCTTATCGGCGACGAGGTGATCAAGCGATTTAAACTCGCAAGCCAGGAAAAGTCGGCGGGAATCGCACGCACCAGGATTCAACATTAG
- a CDS encoding V-type ATPase subunit, which translates to MRMPTAIADSGSAWERHAPLNLDFLAVSLHARRSRMAEGKRLDDISRIRSMPDLVHALFPKTELSRPSEFQRLLVDELVRELSGFTIHLFGPGAHLFNWLLLRFQMENLKVLLRAVLTEKPLIDPEEYLIGLPKGLAIDTRGLATARSLQDFVRLIPRGPIRAYLEKVIALYDDHPRPFFPEAALDQFYLKGLMARVEALAWEDRAIIMPMMRQEADIFLLMLVVRGKFHYGLTPDILLPLHIPAARISRTLFTQMTADSDLNTAVMRAAGKVLDEMPPECAADGGSVAETIESAIVERLAWRRFLRLSNLAFRRSHIGLGTVMGYTGLRRMEVANLTTISEGIGGGLSPEAIRVRLISPAGTEAAHV; encoded by the coding sequence ATGCGTATGCCGACTGCCATAGCCGACTCAGGCTCCGCGTGGGAACGACACGCGCCCCTGAACCTCGATTTTCTTGCGGTAAGCCTCCACGCACGGCGCAGCCGTATGGCCGAGGGGAAACGACTTGACGACATTAGCCGTATACGCAGCATGCCCGACCTTGTCCATGCCTTATTTCCGAAGACGGAGCTGAGTCGCCCTTCCGAGTTTCAGCGTCTCCTGGTCGACGAGCTGGTCCGTGAGCTGTCCGGTTTCACTATCCATCTTTTCGGGCCGGGAGCTCACCTGTTCAACTGGCTCCTCCTCCGGTTTCAGATGGAGAACCTCAAGGTACTGTTGAGGGCCGTCCTTACGGAGAAGCCTTTGATCGACCCGGAGGAGTACCTTATCGGCCTTCCTAAGGGCCTGGCAATCGACACCCGCGGCCTGGCAACGGCCCGGTCGCTTCAGGATTTTGTGCGGCTCATACCGAGGGGGCCGATTCGGGCTTATCTCGAAAAAGTAATTGCTCTCTACGATGATCATCCGCGCCCCTTCTTCCCGGAAGCAGCCCTGGATCAATTTTATCTCAAGGGATTGATGGCTAGGGTAGAGGCGCTCGCATGGGAAGACCGGGCGATTATCATGCCCATGATGCGTCAGGAAGCAGATATCTTTCTTCTCATGCTCGTGGTCCGGGGGAAATTTCACTATGGCCTGACGCCGGATATCCTCCTGCCCCTCCATATCCCGGCTGCGAGAATTTCGCGAACCCTCTTCACCCAAATGACCGCTGATAGCGACTTGAACACCGCGGTCATGCGTGCGGCGGGGAAGGTCCTCGATGAGATGCCCCCGGAGTGCGCTGCAGACGGCGGTTCGGTGGCAGAGACAATAGAAAGCGCGATTGTGGAGCGTCTCGCCTGGAGGCGATTCCTCCGCCTGTCCAACCTTGCCTTCCGCCGGAGCCACATCGGGCTTGGGACCGTGATGGGATATACCGGCCTGCGTCGCATGGAAGTGGCCAATCTCACCACGATTTCAGAAGGAATCGGGGGCGGGCTCTCCCCGGAGGCGATCCGGGTGCGCCTCATATCCCCGGCCGGGACGGAGGCGGCTCATGTTTAG
- the egtD gene encoding L-histidine N(alpha)-methyltransferase: protein MEGVFMVKQMGRHGNGSDNFTAARMPGISGSMAREVLEGLRSTPKTISPKYLYDEKGSALFEQICETPEYYLFRTEMAILTRHVDEILSRTGGDLCLIEPGAGACRKARLMLGTGAVSTFVPVDISSRHLIDAATGVALAFPEVSVNAVAMDFLAELAQLRKALPGNGTRLIFYPGSSIGNFEPAATFRLLAEFADLLEEEGMLLIGYDLQKHPHFLERAYNDAAGVTSAFNLNLLTRLNRELGADFDVTAFRHIAFYNDSRGRIEMHLESLVPQKVRVAGETIGFRARERIHTENSYKHTIPGFDGMARSAGLEPIGLWTDEDAFFAVALYRRHSSMASGPEGA from the coding sequence ATGGAAGGCGTATTTATGGTTAAGCAAATGGGCAGGCACGGGAATGGATCCGACAATTTCACGGCAGCCCGCATGCCGGGGATTTCAGGGTCCATGGCAAGGGAGGTTCTGGAAGGGCTGCGGTCAACACCCAAGACCATCAGCCCCAAATACCTCTATGACGAAAAGGGGTCAGCCCTTTTCGAGCAAATATGCGAAACCCCCGAGTACTACCTCTTCCGCACGGAGATGGCGATCCTCACTCGCCATGTCGATGAGATACTCAGTCGGACCGGCGGCGACCTCTGTCTCATAGAACCCGGCGCGGGCGCGTGCCGTAAGGCAAGGCTCATGCTCGGGACGGGGGCGGTCTCCACCTTCGTCCCTGTCGACATCTCGTCGCGCCATCTTATCGACGCGGCCACAGGGGTGGCCCTCGCGTTTCCGGAGGTATCGGTGAACGCCGTGGCAATGGACTTCCTCGCGGAGTTGGCGCAGCTCAGGAAGGCGCTGCCCGGTAACGGCACGCGGCTAATCTTCTATCCCGGCTCCAGTATAGGGAACTTCGAGCCGGCGGCCACATTCCGCCTGCTCGCCGAATTCGCGGATCTCCTGGAAGAGGAGGGCATGCTGTTGATCGGGTACGACCTTCAAAAACACCCTCATTTTTTGGAGCGCGCCTATAATGATGCGGCAGGGGTTACGTCGGCTTTCAACCTGAACCTCCTTACCCGCCTTAACCGCGAGCTGGGGGCGGATTTCGACGTGACCGCCTTCAGGCACATCGCCTTCTACAACGACTCGAGGGGACGGATCGAGATGCATCTGGAGAGTCTTGTACCCCAAAAGGTGAGGGTTGCCGGAGAGACAATCGGTTTCCGGGCCCGGGAGCGTATTCATACTGAAAACTCTTATAAACATACGATCCCCGGCTTTGACGGGATGGCCCGTAGTGCGGGCCTCGAGCCAATCGGCCTGTGGACCGATGAAGACGCGTTTTTCGCCGTCGCCCTGTACCGGCGGCACTCTTCCATGGCGTCCGGACCGGAAGGGGCATAG